One window of the Actinomycetota bacterium genome contains the following:
- a CDS encoding VOC family protein has product MHLHAVTVLVDDYDSAIRHYVDDLGFVLLEDSALSPSKRWVRVAPSADSGSCLLLAQASNAEQQAMIGRQGAGRVQFFLHVADFDAEFARMRECGIEFIGEPRIEEYGKVIVFSDRYGTLWDLVQPFDQHD; this is encoded by the coding sequence ATGCACCTCCACGCTGTCACTGTCCTTGTCGATGACTACGACTCGGCCATACGTCACTACGTCGACGATCTTGGCTTTGTCCTGCTTGAGGATTCTGCGCTCAGTCCGTCAAAGCGCTGGGTGCGGGTGGCTCCGAGCGCTGACAGTGGCAGCTGCTTGCTGCTGGCGCAGGCCTCGAATGCCGAGCAGCAGGCAATGATCGGTCGTCAAGGCGCAGGCCGCGTGCAGTTCTTCCTTCACGTTGCTGACTTCGATGCTGAGTTCGCCAGAATGCGCGAATGCGGGATCGAGTTCATCGGCGAACCTCGAATTGAGGAGTACGGGAAGGTGATTGTGTTTTCCGATCGCTATGGAACCCTGTGGG
- a CDS encoding SDR family oxidoreductase produces the protein MILPTKVNPQRLAGSVAVVTGGGGEGEFLGLGATTAILLAAQGAKVGILDFSPDRAQHTFDLIKEVGGEATVLQADVTDPESCVEAVRQIVDTYGSLTTLVNNAAIVGNGGQILDGDLAAWRQVIEVNMFGVVHMTRAALPALQEAGGGSIVNISSIAGIRATGSSAYGASKGAVQAMTRDLALMHGREGIRVNTILPGHIYSPMGSGGGEDFRQLRRRAGMLGTEGNPWDIAWAVSFFASDESRWITATELAVDAGTTQTIAMTMHRYTTDPND, from the coding sequence ATGATTCTGCCCACGAAAGTCAATCCCCAACGGCTTGCTGGGTCAGTCGCTGTCGTCACAGGCGGTGGGGGTGAAGGAGAGTTTCTCGGGCTCGGAGCAACCACTGCGATCCTGCTCGCCGCTCAGGGTGCGAAGGTCGGCATTTTGGACTTCTCCCCCGACCGCGCTCAACACACCTTCGACTTGATCAAGGAAGTCGGCGGCGAAGCGACTGTCCTTCAGGCAGATGTCACCGATCCAGAATCCTGTGTTGAAGCTGTTCGTCAGATCGTGGATACCTACGGTTCGCTCACAACACTCGTCAACAACGCCGCCATTGTCGGCAACGGCGGCCAAATCCTTGATGGTGATCTTGCTGCCTGGCGACAGGTGATTGAGGTCAACATGTTTGGCGTTGTGCACATGACTCGCGCGGCTCTTCCTGCATTGCAGGAGGCCGGTGGCGGATCCATCGTCAACATCTCATCGATTGCGGGCATCCGGGCCACGGGGTCTTCCGCATACGGGGCATCCAAAGGTGCCGTGCAGGCAATGACCCGTGACCTTGCCCTCATGCACGGACGCGAGGGCATCCGGGTCAACACCATCCTCCCTGGACACATCTACAGTCCAATGGGTTCAGGTGGTGGAGAGGATTTCCGTCAATTGCGTCGCCGCGCGGGAATGCTTGGCACTGAAGGAAACCCCTGGGACATCGCCTGGGCTGTCTCGTTCTTCGCATCTGACGAATCCCGTTGGATCACGGCTACTGAACTGGCGGTAGATGCGGGAACCACTCAGACCATCGCAATGACGATGCACCGGTACACGACTGACCCGAACGACTAG
- the ychF gene encoding redox-regulated ATPase YchF, whose product MALTIGIVGLPNVGKSTLFNALTKNDVLAANYPFATIEPNTGVVGVPDPRLEVLAGIFGSEKILPATVTFVDIAGIVKGASEGAGLGNKFLANIRESDAICQVLRAFIDEDVVHVEGRVSPEEDMATINTELILADMQTLEKAIPRLQKEARTDKSRSVIVQAAEEAMVILDEGSTLFQSKVDVEPLRELFLMTAKPFVYVINVDEDELGDEEFKERMRRLVAPAEAVFLDAKLEAELSELEDDEAMELLSSVGQEESGLNALARVGFATLGLQTYLTAGPKESRAWTIPKGATAPEAAGVIHTDFQKGFIKAEIVSFEDLVATGSMAEAKAKGKVRMEGKDYVMVDGDVVEFRFNV is encoded by the coding sequence GTGGCCCTCACCATCGGAATCGTCGGACTGCCCAATGTCGGCAAGTCAACGCTCTTTAATGCCCTGACCAAGAACGACGTGCTCGCGGCGAACTACCCGTTCGCAACGATTGAGCCCAACACTGGAGTGGTGGGGGTTCCCGATCCACGCTTGGAGGTGCTCGCGGGCATTTTCGGCTCCGAAAAGATCCTGCCCGCCACCGTGACCTTTGTCGACATCGCCGGCATCGTGAAGGGTGCGAGTGAGGGTGCAGGCCTTGGCAACAAGTTCTTGGCGAACATCCGTGAGTCAGATGCCATCTGCCAGGTGCTGCGAGCATTCATCGACGAGGACGTTGTCCACGTTGAGGGTCGGGTGTCACCCGAAGAGGACATGGCCACCATCAACACTGAGCTGATCCTGGCCGACATGCAGACTCTGGAGAAGGCAATCCCTCGTCTTCAGAAGGAAGCTCGCACCGACAAATCGCGCAGTGTGATTGTGCAGGCCGCTGAAGAAGCGATGGTCATCCTTGACGAAGGCAGCACGCTGTTTCAGTCCAAGGTTGACGTAGAGCCCTTGCGCGAGCTGTTCCTCATGACTGCCAAGCCTTTCGTCTATGTCATCAATGTTGATGAAGACGAACTGGGTGACGAAGAGTTCAAGGAGCGGATGCGACGCCTTGTGGCGCCGGCAGAAGCCGTGTTCCTTGACGCCAAGTTGGAAGCCGAACTCAGTGAGCTCGAAGACGATGAGGCGATGGAACTGCTCAGCTCGGTTGGGCAGGAAGAGTCCGGTCTCAATGCGCTTGCGCGCGTTGGCTTCGCAACACTAGGACTGCAGACCTATCTGACTGCGGGGCCCAAGGAGTCACGTGCCTGGACGATCCCCAAGGGTGCAACGGCACCGGAAGCAGCAGGCGTGATTCACACCGACTTCCAAAAGGGATTCATCAAGGCTGAGATCGTCTCCTTTGAAGACCTCGTTGCAACTGGGTCGATGGCTGAGGCAAAGGCCAAGGGCAAAGTGCGGATGGAAGGCAAGGACTACGTCATGGTCGACGGCGACGTGGTGGAGTTCCGCTTCAACGTCTGA